A genomic region of Candidatus Eremiobacteraceae bacterium contains the following coding sequences:
- a CDS encoding DUF4352 domain-containing protein: protein MDKRLQLLIGAGIFGAAVIAGAIFFYSSSPPYQVAIGEPIRQDDFLYTVVGVTKARTVGDDAHKAVARGVFYVTTIQVDNRAMRVGYQWDPSIVFVTDDGGKRYNMSLDAQNAIDATHPVDTMIDAGKSARYEVAFDLPSDVRHPVLCFSNGIMMGDVFNGAAYTRARVPLE, encoded by the coding sequence ATGGATAAGCGGCTGCAGCTTCTCATCGGCGCCGGCATCTTCGGCGCCGCCGTCATCGCGGGCGCCATCTTCTTCTATTCGAGTTCGCCTCCGTATCAGGTCGCGATCGGCGAGCCGATCCGCCAGGACGATTTCCTCTATACGGTCGTCGGCGTCACGAAGGCGCGCACGGTCGGGGATGACGCGCACAAAGCCGTCGCCCGCGGCGTCTTCTACGTCACGACGATCCAGGTCGATAACCGGGCGATGCGCGTCGGCTACCAGTGGGATCCGTCGATCGTCTTCGTCACCGACGACGGCGGCAAGCGATACAACATGTCACTCGATGCGCAGAATGCCATCGACGCGACTCACCCGGTCGACACGATGATCGACGCCGGAAAATCGGCGCGGTACGAAGTCGCATTCGACCTGCCTTCCGACGTCCGTCACCCGGTGCTCTGTTTCTCCAACGGGATCATGATGGGCGACGTCTTCAACGGCGCCGCCTACACGCGCGCCCGCGTCCCCCTCGAATAG
- a CDS encoding CGNR zinc finger domain-containing protein has product MTDRIGDKPAPGRLKLVQAFLNSTNTKSGRDDFSSAAALKEWLVEEQLIPAKAAVAESDVRQAAAVRDALIRLIESRADGKIDSNAVDVLNRSTRSAQMCVSFGSEGRVQLEPLAPAVDGAMGKLIAIVVDAMSDGTWENLKICRGDDCSWAFYDRSKNHSGTWCDINDCGNVAKARSYRARHAHHN; this is encoded by the coding sequence ATGACGGATCGGATCGGCGATAAACCGGCGCCAGGGCGCCTAAAGCTTGTCCAAGCCTTTTTGAATTCGACGAACACGAAGAGCGGACGCGACGATTTCTCGAGCGCGGCGGCGCTCAAAGAGTGGCTCGTCGAGGAACAACTGATCCCCGCCAAGGCTGCGGTCGCGGAATCTGACGTGCGTCAGGCGGCCGCGGTTCGCGACGCGCTCATCCGTTTGATAGAGTCCCGAGCAGACGGCAAGATCGATTCTAATGCCGTCGACGTCCTCAATCGCTCGACCCGTAGCGCGCAGATGTGCGTCTCTTTCGGTTCCGAGGGCCGCGTGCAGCTCGAACCCCTAGCCCCCGCCGTCGACGGCGCCATGGGCAAGCTCATCGCGATCGTCGTCGACGCGATGTCCGACGGCACGTGGGAGAACCTCAAGATCTGCCGCGGAGACGATTGTTCTTGGGCTTTCTACGACCGGTCGAAAAACCACTCGGGCACGTGGTGCGACATCAACGATTGCGGCAACGTGGCAAAGGCGCGCTCGTACCGGGCGCGTCACGCGCATCACAACTGA
- a CDS encoding ComF family protein yields MLDFLMPALCAGCGATGAVLCCRCTAAIATRDAIVIGARGDVPPVLALGCYDGALRAAVLALKFRGARAVGATFGRWIAERIFWPFEVVIPVPLHTQRLHERGYNQAALIARAVATVWRARFAADALARHRPTVPQSSLGMTERCANVKGAFGRGKKFGVAVGRRILIVDDVLTTGATVAECASVLRAAGAHCVYVACAAIRL; encoded by the coding sequence ATGCTCGACTTTCTCATGCCGGCGTTATGCGCCGGATGCGGTGCGACCGGCGCGGTCCTCTGCTGTCGCTGCACGGCGGCGATCGCGACCCGCGACGCGATCGTCATCGGAGCGCGCGGCGACGTACCGCCGGTACTGGCGCTCGGATGCTACGACGGCGCGTTGCGCGCGGCCGTACTCGCACTGAAATTCCGCGGTGCTCGAGCCGTCGGCGCGACATTCGGCCGATGGATCGCCGAGCGCATCTTCTGGCCCTTCGAAGTCGTCATCCCAGTGCCGCTCCACACGCAACGGCTGCATGAGCGCGGCTACAATCAGGCTGCGCTCATCGCACGCGCCGTCGCGACGGTTTGGCGGGCGCGCTTTGCCGCCGATGCGCTTGCGCGGCATCGGCCGACGGTACCTCAAAGCAGTTTAGGTATGACCGAGCGGTGCGCGAACGTCAAAGGGGCGTTCGGGCGGGGCAAAAAGTTCGGTGTGGCTGTGGGGCGCCGGATCCTTATCGTCGACGATGTCCTGACGACCGGCGCGACTGTCGCGGAGTGCGCGTCTGTTCTACGCGCTGCCGGCGCGCACTGCGTTTATGTTGCGTGCGCGGCGATCCGGCTCTGA
- the ribD gene encoding bifunctional diaminohydroxyphosphoribosylaminopyrimidine deaminase/5-amino-6-(5-phosphoribosylamino)uracil reductase RibD: MTRRTYKDGTMRSEALMTLALAEAERALGNTSPNPMVGAVIARGDDEMPIAFGYHERAGTAHAEAVALGRAGAEARGATLYVNLEPCDHEGATPPCTRAIIEAGIARVVVATLDEDERARGAGIRRLRAAGIHVELGCGEERARELNRMYLHQRRTGRAFVTLKMAQSLDGAIAPKSGERYALTGRAATAHVRRLRFEHDAVMVGIGTVLVDDPQLTVRPYRERAVPYRRIVVDSSARLPLDKKLVTDRARATTLVATNASAPRERIDDLRSAGIDVLACGTSDGGRVDLRDLLERLGSLGMLGVLCEGGPTLASALLEAGLVDELHTLVAPVVLGTAATAPAFHGLSQSRHLRVRSVRKLGDDVLIVSRPDGIASGV, translated from the coding sequence TTGACGCGTCGCACGTACAAAGACGGCACGATGCGTTCCGAAGCGCTCATGACCCTCGCGCTCGCCGAAGCCGAACGCGCGCTCGGCAACACGAGTCCGAATCCGATGGTCGGTGCGGTCATCGCGCGCGGCGATGACGAGATGCCGATAGCGTTCGGATATCACGAGCGCGCGGGCACGGCGCACGCAGAGGCCGTCGCACTCGGTCGCGCCGGAGCAGAGGCACGAGGTGCGACCCTTTACGTCAACCTCGAGCCGTGCGATCACGAGGGAGCAACGCCGCCATGCACGCGCGCGATCATCGAGGCGGGCATCGCTCGCGTCGTCGTCGCGACGCTCGATGAAGACGAGCGCGCCAGAGGCGCCGGGATCCGCCGGCTTCGCGCCGCGGGGATCCACGTCGAGCTCGGGTGCGGCGAGGAACGCGCGCGCGAACTCAACCGGATGTATCTCCATCAGCGGCGGACCGGTCGCGCGTTCGTCACGCTCAAAATGGCGCAGAGCCTCGACGGCGCGATCGCGCCGAAGTCTGGGGAGCGCTATGCGCTCACCGGGCGCGCCGCGACGGCACACGTCAGAAGGCTTCGATTCGAACACGACGCGGTGATGGTCGGCATCGGTACGGTTCTCGTCGATGATCCGCAGCTGACGGTACGTCCCTATCGCGAGCGGGCGGTGCCGTACCGGCGGATCGTCGTCGATTCGTCGGCGCGGCTTCCGCTCGACAAGAAACTCGTGACCGATCGTGCGCGCGCGACGACGCTCGTCGCGACGAACGCGTCTGCGCCACGCGAACGCATCGACGACCTACGCTCGGCCGGAATCGATGTGCTCGCATGCGGAACGAGCGATGGCGGACGCGTCGACCTGCGCGATTTGCTCGAGCGCTTAGGCTCGCTCGGAATGCTTGGCGTGTTGTGCGAAGGCGGGCCGACGCTCGCGTCGGCGCTGCTCGAAGCCGGTCTCGTCGACGAACTGCACACGCTCGTCGCGCCCGTCGTGCTGGGGACCGCGGCTACTGCGCCCGCCTTTCACGGACTTTCGCAGTCGCGACACTTGCGCGTGCGGTCCGTTCGCAAGCTCGGCGACGACGTGCTCATCGTCTCGCGCCCCGATGGAATCGCTTCTGGGGTGTAG
- a CDS encoding riboflavin synthase produces MISHRTTVADAKHLASGGLKLTIRKPAGLSAKRGDSIAVNGVCLTVVDEGDLLGFDIVPETVSRTNLGELRENDGVNLETSLRAGDPIGGHLVYGHVDATTVVLSKAKEGDGARMWCVTPPELAPLIAEKGSVALEGVSLTVAAVREGEFAVALIPETLAKTTLGDVEEGSSLNLEADPIARYAAHALEYGRRR; encoded by the coding sequence TTGATCTCGCATCGGACCACCGTCGCCGACGCGAAGCACCTCGCGAGCGGCGGTCTGAAGCTGACGATAAGAAAGCCGGCCGGCTTATCGGCGAAGCGCGGCGACAGCATCGCCGTCAACGGCGTCTGTCTCACGGTCGTTGATGAGGGCGATCTTCTTGGCTTCGACATCGTGCCCGAGACGGTGTCGCGCACGAACCTCGGCGAGCTCAGAGAAAACGACGGCGTCAATCTCGAGACGAGCCTTCGTGCCGGCGATCCGATCGGCGGCCACCTCGTCTACGGTCACGTCGACGCGACGACGGTCGTGCTGAGCAAAGCGAAAGAGGGCGACGGCGCGCGCATGTGGTGCGTCACGCCACCCGAACTCGCACCGCTCATCGCCGAAAAGGGCTCGGTTGCGCTCGAAGGTGTCAGCCTCACGGTCGCAGCGGTGCGGGAAGGCGAATTCGCCGTTGCGCTCATCCCGGAGACGCTCGCGAAGACGACCCTCGGCGACGTCGAGGAAGGCTCGTCGCTCAATCTCGAGGCCGATCCGATAGCTCGTTACGCCGCGCACGCGCTCGAGTACGGCAGACGCCGATGA
- a CDS encoding bifunctional 3,4-dihydroxy-2-butanone-4-phosphate synthase/GTP cyclohydrolase II, producing the protein MPIATIEEAIADIRAGRMLVVMDDEDRENEGDLTIAAQHATPEAINFMTKFGRGLICVSMEPRRLEELRIPMMVQDNTSPLETAFTVSVEAKGRTTTGISAHDRAATIQTLVDAASKPSDFVSPGHTFPLRAREGGVLVRAGQTEAAVDLARLAGLYPAGVICEILDDDGRMMRRAALERFSAEHDIKLITVKDLIAYRMRNEKLIKRIATFKLPTRFGVFTGYGYESLVDGACHVALVMGEIGDGKDISVRVHSECLTGDALGSKRCDCAAQRDGALNIIARAGRGVFLYLHQEGRGIGLANKLRAYELQDSGADTVEANLKLGLPADKREYGIGSQILHDLGVREMRIITNNPRKIAGLEGYGLKLLGRVPLITDLHDDNADYLRVKKEKLGHLLDEPELTS; encoded by the coding sequence ATGCCGATAGCGACCATCGAAGAAGCAATCGCCGACATCCGGGCGGGCCGGATGCTCGTCGTCATGGACGACGAAGACCGCGAGAACGAAGGCGACTTGACGATCGCGGCGCAACACGCGACCCCCGAAGCGATCAACTTCATGACGAAGTTCGGTCGCGGCCTGATCTGCGTATCCATGGAACCGAGACGGCTCGAGGAATTGCGCATCCCGATGATGGTGCAAGACAACACCTCGCCGCTCGAAACCGCATTCACCGTCTCTGTCGAAGCGAAGGGACGGACGACGACTGGGATCTCCGCACACGACCGCGCCGCGACGATTCAAACGCTCGTCGACGCCGCGTCAAAGCCGTCGGACTTCGTCTCACCCGGTCACACGTTTCCGCTCCGCGCCCGCGAAGGCGGCGTTCTCGTTCGCGCCGGTCAAACCGAAGCGGCCGTCGACCTCGCTCGCCTAGCCGGGCTTTATCCTGCCGGCGTCATCTGCGAGATCCTCGACGATGACGGCCGGATGATGCGCCGTGCCGCACTCGAACGCTTCAGCGCGGAGCACGACATCAAGCTCATCACGGTGAAGGACCTCATCGCCTACCGGATGCGCAACGAGAAGCTCATCAAGCGCATCGCGACGTTCAAGCTGCCGACGCGCTTCGGCGTTTTCACCGGCTACGGCTACGAATCGCTCGTCGACGGGGCATGCCACGTCGCGCTCGTCATGGGTGAGATCGGCGACGGCAAAGACATCAGCGTCCGCGTCCACTCGGAATGTCTCACCGGCGACGCGCTCGGCAGCAAGCGCTGCGACTGCGCGGCGCAGCGCGACGGCGCGCTCAACATCATCGCTCGCGCCGGCCGCGGTGTCTTTCTCTATCTGCACCAAGAAGGCCGCGGGATCGGTCTTGCCAACAAGCTGCGCGCATACGAGCTTCAAGATAGCGGCGCCGACACGGTCGAGGCGAACCTCAAGCTCGGGCTGCCCGCCGACAAGCGCGAATACGGCATCGGATCGCAGATACTCCACGACCTCGGCGTTCGCGAGATGCGCATCATCACGAACAACCCGCGCAAGATCGCGGGCCTCGAGGGGTACGGCCTGAAGCTGCTCGGCCGCGTACCGCTCATCACCGATCTGCACGACGACAACGCGGACTACCTGCGCGTGAAGAAGGAGAAGCTCGGCCATCTCCTCGACGAGCCCGAACTGACGTCGTGA
- the ribH gene encoding 6,7-dimethyl-8-ribityllumazine synthase, giving the protein MKPKKFAIVRARFNAPITQALLDGALRAFAAAGISSADVKTVEVPGAFELPVAALWLAQSNEYAAIVAVGCVIRGETPHFDFVAGEAARGLGEVALRTGVPVAFGVLTTDTAAQAAARASSVDASSPEHGNTHRTSNKGFEAAQAAMAMAAARREF; this is encoded by the coding sequence ATGAAACCCAAGAAGTTCGCGATCGTTCGAGCGCGCTTCAACGCGCCCATCACGCAAGCGCTCCTCGACGGAGCGCTGCGCGCGTTCGCCGCCGCCGGCATCTCATCAGCGGATGTCAAGACCGTCGAGGTTCCTGGCGCGTTCGAACTTCCCGTCGCCGCGTTGTGGCTCGCGCAATCGAACGAGTATGCGGCGATCGTCGCCGTCGGCTGCGTCATCCGCGGCGAGACACCGCACTTCGATTTCGTCGCTGGCGAAGCGGCCCGCGGCCTCGGCGAGGTCGCGCTGCGCACCGGCGTGCCCGTCGCCTTCGGCGTCCTGACGACCGACACGGCAGCGCAGGCCGCAGCCCGTGCGAGCAGCGTCGACGCGAGCTCGCCCGAACACGGCAACACGCATCGGACGAGCAACAAAGGCTTCGAGGCCGCGCAAGCCGCGATGGCGATGGCAGCGGCGCGCAGGGAATTCTAA
- a CDS encoding response regulator, translated as MPAKILVVEDNPTNLYLMEYLLGAYGHTVKTATDALTALAAIEAERFDLILADVLMPKMDGFEFLKRAKSAHADGPPIVAVTALAMVGNKEAIMESGFDGYIAKPISPETFVGEVDSYLPGAKRSKATSGSQPRSVDDEPGRPRPAGRTILAVDDVPTNTQVLRATLEPFGYNVVEARSMNEALEIAARVKPDLVVTDVHMPSGSGYDLIRAFKADPDLHDVVFVFVSSTYWHELDRARGLSLGASKFLVRPIDPQTLVTEITETLQDADG; from the coding sequence GTGCCCGCGAAGATACTCGTCGTCGAGGACAACCCGACAAATCTTTACCTCATGGAGTACCTGCTCGGCGCGTACGGCCATACCGTCAAGACCGCGACCGACGCGCTGACGGCGCTCGCCGCGATCGAGGCGGAGCGCTTCGATCTCATCCTCGCCGACGTCCTCATGCCGAAGATGGACGGTTTCGAATTCTTGAAGCGCGCGAAATCCGCCCACGCGGACGGGCCGCCGATCGTCGCGGTCACCGCTCTCGCGATGGTCGGCAACAAAGAGGCGATCATGGAGTCGGGCTTCGACGGATACATCGCCAAGCCGATCAGTCCGGAGACGTTCGTCGGCGAGGTCGACAGCTATCTCCCGGGGGCGAAGCGATCGAAAGCGACGTCCGGCTCGCAGCCGCGGAGCGTCGACGACGAGCCCGGTCGTCCGAGACCCGCCGGCCGCACGATCTTGGCGGTCGACGACGTGCCGACGAACACGCAGGTGCTGCGCGCGACGCTCGAACCGTTCGGCTACAACGTCGTCGAAGCTCGTTCGATGAATGAGGCGTTGGAGATCGCCGCGCGCGTCAAGCCGGATCTCGTCGTCACCGACGTGCACATGCCTAGCGGAAGCGGCTACGACCTCATCCGGGCGTTCAAGGCCGATCCGGACCTACACGACGTCGTGTTCGTCTTCGTGTCGTCGACATATTGGCACGAGCTCGACCGCGCGCGCGGTCTATCGCTTGGTGCGAGCAAGTTCTTGGTGCGGCCGATCGACCCGCAGACGCTCGTCACCGAGATCACCGAAACGCTGCAAGACGCCGACGGTTAG
- a CDS encoding ATP-binding protein produces the protein MSKADDKFRSLLEGAPDAMVICGRDGTIVLVNAQAEKLFGYPREELLGKSVDALVPQRLRPQHGAHRTGYVEDPRPRPMGAGLELFARHRNGSEFPVEISLSPLETEEGTLVTSAIRDITERKQFETMLREKNEELERVGLAKDSFLASMSHELRTPLNAVIGFTGTLLMKLPGPLNAEQEQQLRTVQASARHLLSLINDMLDLAKIESGKVELMFEPVESQSIVREVVESLRSLASEKGLTLTLDAPATDIAVRTDRRALSQVLLNLVNNAIKYTQKGFVRVELRRVDEMVEFSVTDSGIGIRAEDLEKLFEQFSQVDRSTTRRFEGAGLGLYLSKRLAALLGGRISVESEYGKGSRFSLVLPRA, from the coding sequence ATGAGTAAAGCCGATGACAAATTCCGTAGTCTGCTCGAAGGCGCGCCCGACGCGATGGTCATCTGCGGGCGCGATGGCACGATCGTCCTCGTGAACGCGCAGGCCGAAAAGCTCTTCGGCTATCCGCGCGAGGAGCTGCTCGGAAAATCGGTCGACGCGCTCGTGCCGCAGCGTTTGAGGCCGCAGCATGGCGCGCATCGAACCGGCTACGTCGAAGACCCGCGTCCGCGCCCGATGGGCGCCGGCCTCGAGCTTTTCGCGCGTCATCGCAACGGCTCGGAATTCCCGGTCGAGATCAGTTTGAGCCCGCTCGAAACCGAGGAGGGCACGCTCGTCACGAGCGCGATCCGCGACATCACCGAGCGCAAGCAATTCGAAACGATGTTGCGCGAGAAGAACGAAGAGCTCGAGCGCGTCGGCCTGGCCAAAGACAGCTTTCTCGCGAGCATGAGCCACGAGTTACGGACGCCGCTCAACGCCGTCATCGGCTTCACGGGCACGCTGCTCATGAAACTCCCCGGCCCGCTCAACGCCGAACAAGAGCAGCAGCTACGGACGGTCCAGGCGAGCGCGCGCCATCTGCTCTCGCTCATCAACGATATGCTCGACCTCGCGAAGATCGAATCGGGCAAAGTCGAGCTGATGTTCGAGCCGGTGGAGAGCCAATCGATCGTTCGCGAGGTGGTCGAGAGCCTTCGATCGTTGGCGAGTGAGAAAGGCCTGACGCTCACGCTCGATGCCCCGGCGACCGACATCGCCGTCCGCACCGACCGCCGCGCACTGAGCCAAGTGCTGCTCAACCTCGTCAACAACGCGATCAAGTACACGCAAAAAGGCTTCGTCCGCGTCGAACTGCGGCGGGTGGACGAGATGGTCGAGTTTTCGGTGACCGACTCTGGGATCGGGATCCGCGCGGAAGACCTCGAGAAACTCTTCGAACAATTCAGCCAGGTAGATCGCTCGACGACGCGGCGCTTCGAGGGAGCCGGTCTCGGCTTGTATCTGAGCAAGCGGCTTGCGGCGCTGCTCGGCGGCCGGATCTCGGTCGAGAGCGAGTACGGCAAGGGCAGCCGCTTCTCGCTCGTGCTGCCGAGGGCGTGA
- a CDS encoding DUF5069 domain-containing protein, producing the protein MDLTKTYPRSVGERFAGIVQIGRTTDKARAYKAGTVGEYHFNCGMDQAVFKFLGIDDHEAFAERAATSDDASFERWLKDAYVSKKSKAEIDRWNREWLETRPEPGSDSEKYFLTLRDQIAPARKDVRSWPDLLDLDENREVPQRAAA; encoded by the coding sequence ATGGATTTGACCAAGACATACCCGCGCAGCGTCGGCGAGCGCTTCGCCGGCATCGTCCAGATCGGACGAACGACCGACAAAGCGCGCGCGTACAAAGCCGGAACCGTTGGAGAATACCACTTCAACTGCGGCATGGACCAGGCGGTCTTCAAGTTTCTCGGCATCGACGATCACGAAGCGTTCGCCGAGCGCGCTGCGACCAGTGACGACGCATCGTTCGAGCGATGGCTGAAGGACGCGTACGTCTCGAAGAAATCAAAGGCGGAGATCGACCGCTGGAACCGCGAGTGGCTGGAGACTCGTCCTGAGCCCGGCTCGGACAGCGAGAAGTACTTCCTCACGCTGCGAGATCAGATCGCGCCCGCGCGAAAGGACGTACGGTCGTGGCCGGACCTGCTCGACCTCGACGAAAACCGCGAGGTACCCCAGCGGGCGGCGGCCTGA
- a CDS encoding helix-turn-helix domain-containing protein — protein MTYSTKLTCPIQRTIAFVGDKWKIIVLHTLTTGTKRFGELQRAMEGITPKVLTRQLRDLERDGLVARRVHPQVPPRVDYSLTPLGESLMPVLRQLHDWAVAHADEIASAQARDMVREDEQHEKDSAA, from the coding sequence ATGACGTACTCAACCAAGCTCACGTGTCCGATCCAGCGGACGATCGCATTTGTCGGCGACAAATGGAAGATCATCGTGCTGCATACCCTCACGACCGGTACGAAACGATTCGGCGAGCTGCAGCGCGCGATGGAGGGCATCACGCCCAAGGTGCTCACGCGTCAGCTGCGCGACCTCGAGCGCGACGGTCTGGTGGCGCGCCGCGTGCATCCTCAGGTGCCGCCGCGAGTCGATTACTCGCTGACGCCGCTCGGCGAGAGCCTCATGCCCGTGCTCAGGCAGCTCCACGACTGGGCGGTAGCCCACGCCGACGAGATCGCGAGCGCGCAAGCTCGCGATATGGTGCGCGAGGACGAGCAGCACGAGAAGGACAGCGCCGCATAG
- a CDS encoding fibronectin type III domain-containing protein — MYHLPQRGGPVRKSLRPPLDLVERRRQERLAEGQAWWPSGKVVRVAAASIVAGLCCSAFAGLALAAGTGTGLTSVAVDDVPQPADAATLPAPFVATKATHERAATERAERVHTARSSHVARQTQARSSAASRRIAIGVDPSSSAPASSLSPSANPTSSNQAVLSSFTAAPWRLTADGMWTTTVSLAIPAGVDPSRLNVDWSSDFADVLPLDPNAPGAPGAMVTVAEGTSFTIVAATDSPTIGRQTLSLSSPSNSFSTFSAAAQPIGGRIVVVGWMHLPQDGVTQYKIYRRRSGASHGVLIATVSPMGRSWRDDSVAPETAYTYTVVASTDNGALRASTGFVTTGARLPATSVSAISGKGMFLYFTSDASGENSYLKYDPAAVIARAKTSGISHIEVRMARGTFAEAATPASRAWLDELIDRASSAGIRLIAWQVPRRSTTADAAAAVAAAEYTTPSGNGFSGLSLDIEDGDNYMGNGDIAKQRMVDQIALVRDAVGADYLVVATVMSPALTHWTNTRYPFAGIATYASVMQPMEYWHHFYTSTHHSYTQDEVSGACADSVSLTRQQAGRDIPINVAGQSDDLGTTGRPSPDEIGWCLAGSKGAGAIGQTFFDWRGTGDDGWSAIADFAW; from the coding sequence ATGTATCACCTGCCGCAACGCGGCGGACCCGTCCGCAAGTCGCTTCGGCCACCGCTCGATCTCGTCGAGCGGCGCCGTCAGGAGCGGCTCGCGGAAGGTCAGGCGTGGTGGCCTTCGGGCAAAGTCGTTCGGGTCGCGGCCGCGTCGATCGTCGCCGGGTTATGCTGCTCGGCATTCGCCGGACTCGCGCTGGCCGCGGGCACCGGCACCGGATTGACGAGCGTTGCGGTCGATGATGTTCCGCAGCCCGCCGATGCCGCCACCTTGCCTGCGCCGTTCGTCGCCACGAAAGCGACGCACGAGCGCGCTGCGACCGAGCGCGCGGAGCGAGTCCACACCGCTCGATCGTCGCACGTGGCAAGACAGACCCAGGCGCGTAGCAGCGCCGCTTCGCGCCGGATCGCGATCGGGGTGGATCCGTCGTCGTCGGCACCGGCTTCGTCGCTATCGCCTTCTGCCAATCCGACCAGTTCGAACCAAGCGGTGCTTTCGTCGTTCACAGCCGCGCCCTGGCGCCTTACCGCCGACGGCATGTGGACGACGACGGTGTCGCTCGCGATACCCGCCGGAGTCGATCCCTCACGTCTGAACGTCGACTGGTCGTCCGACTTCGCTGACGTTCTCCCGCTCGATCCGAATGCGCCCGGCGCTCCGGGAGCGATGGTCACGGTCGCGGAGGGCACGTCGTTCACCATCGTTGCGGCGACGGACAGCCCGACGATCGGCAGGCAGACGCTCTCGCTCTCATCGCCGTCGAATTCGTTCTCTACGTTTTCGGCAGCGGCGCAGCCGATCGGCGGGCGCATCGTCGTCGTCGGGTGGATGCACTTGCCGCAGGATGGCGTGACACAATACAAGATCTACCGGCGCAGGTCTGGCGCATCACACGGCGTGCTTATCGCGACGGTTTCGCCGATGGGGCGCTCGTGGCGCGACGACTCCGTCGCCCCTGAGACGGCATACACCTATACGGTTGTCGCATCGACGGACAACGGAGCGCTGAGAGCGTCAACGGGATTCGTCACGACGGGCGCCAGGCTCCCGGCGACGAGCGTCAGCGCGATCTCCGGCAAAGGCATGTTCCTCTACTTCACGTCGGATGCGAGCGGCGAGAACTCGTATCTCAAATACGATCCGGCTGCGGTCATCGCGCGCGCGAAGACGAGCGGCATATCGCACATCGAGGTGCGGATGGCGCGTGGGACGTTCGCCGAGGCCGCCACGCCGGCATCGCGTGCGTGGCTTGACGAATTGATCGACCGGGCGAGCAGCGCCGGCATCCGGCTCATCGCGTGGCAAGTGCCGCGCCGTTCGACGACCGCTGATGCGGCGGCAGCGGTCGCAGCGGCTGAATACACGACGCCCTCGGGCAACGGCTTCTCGGGCCTCTCGCTCGACATCGAGGACGGCGACAATTACATGGGCAACGGCGATATCGCGAAGCAGCGTATGGTGGACCAGATCGCGCTCGTGCGCGATGCGGTCGGTGCGGACTACCTCGTCGTCGCGACCGTCATGTCGCCGGCGCTCACGCACTGGACGAACACGCGCTATCCGTTCGCCGGCATCGCGACGTACGCGAGCGTCATGCAGCCGATGGAGTACTGGCATCATTTCTACACGTCGACGCATCATTCGTACACGCAGGATGAGGTGAGCGGCGCGTGCGCCGATTCCGTCTCGCTGACGCGCCAGCAAGCCGGCCGCGACA